The Mangifera indica cultivar Alphonso chromosome 8, CATAS_Mindica_2.1, whole genome shotgun sequence genome has a window encoding:
- the LOC123223058 gene encoding magnesium protoporphyrin IX methyltransferase, chloroplastic — protein MAFSAFLSPNIPFHSNRSILSLKSTKPIKTTLLPLAAIPPLSTATATSIPDLSTLAVISGGSIAALAAVLSLTDPERRRRLQAEEVGGGDKEVVREYFNNSGFQRWKKIYGETDDVNRVQLDIRLGHSNTVENAMKMLSDEGSLKGVTVCDAGCGTGSLAIPLAKEGAIVSASDISAAMVAEAKKQAEEQLSAENEGETSVMPKFEVKDLESLDGKYDTVVCLDVLIHYPQNKADGMIAHLASLAERRLILSFAPKTFYYDLLKRVGELFPGPSKATRAYLHAEADVEKALQKVGWKISKRGLITTQFYFARLVEAVPA, from the exons atggcCTTTTCAGCTTTTCTATCTCCTAACATTCCCTTCCACAGTAACCGTAGTATACTCTCTCTAAAAAGTACCAAACCAATCAAAACGACATTACTACCACTGGCAGCCATTCCCCCTCTATCCACTGCCACCGCCACATCCATCCCAGACCTTTCCACTCTTGCAGTTATAAGCGGCGGCTCCATCGCTGCACTGGCAGCTGTTCTTTCCCTCACGGATCCCGAGCGCCGGCGCCGACTCCAGGCCGAGGAAGTCGGTGGCGGAGATAAAGAAGTCGTGAGAGAGTACTTCAATAATTCAGGTTTCCAAAGATGGAAGAAGATTTACGGTGAAACTGATGATGTGAACAGAGTTCAGCTTGATATTCGACTGGGTCACTCCAACACCGTTGAAAATGCGATGAAGATGTTGAGTGATGAAGGTTCGTTAAAGGGAGTAACTGTTTGTGATGCCGGCTGTGGGACCGGCAGTCTGGCGATTCCGTTGGCCAAAGAAGGGGCAATTGTTTCAGCCAGCGATATTTCGGCGGCCATGGTTGCTGAAGCGAAGAAACAG GCAGAAGAGCAACTATCAGCAGAGAATGAAGGGGAAACATCAGTGATGCCCAAATTTGAAGTGAAGGATCTGGAGAGTTTAGATGGAAAGTATGACACGGTAGTCTGCTTAGATGTGTTGATACATTATCCCCAGAATAAGGCAGATGGGATGATTGCCCACCTTGCTTCGTTGGCTGAAAGGCGCCTTATTCTAAGCTTTGCACCAAAGACATTTTACTATGATTTGTTAAAGAGGGTGGGAGAGTTGTTTCCTGGACCCTCAAAGGCAACGAGAGCATATCTCCATGCTGAGGCAGACGTGGAGAAGGCACTGCAAAAGGTTGGGTGGAAAATAAGTAAGAGAGGCCTAATTACTACACAGTTCTACTTTGCAAGGCTAGTTGAGGCTGTCCCTGCATAA
- the LOC123223408 gene encoding trihelix transcription factor ASR3-like yields the protein MGNWESQIKGDVKSFWMKRIPLALLTTIIDADGGKHYEIMAVAEKDNGDDKEETVFDSSQQAPAKMVYTILNNLESSKLTRVEKRNKWKASPNPTRQLLARWIFQSQDLYLRKKGEVVITLCVSEGRNMGDRLIMQASREELLNAQLEAHNIDCQLDRDQRKDHLDTHAAVNKLTDALLGIAKRFHEKMLKQRS from the exons ATGGGAAATTGGGAATCTCAGATCAAGGGAGATGTGAAGTCATTCTGGATGAAGAGGA TTCCATTGGCACTTCTTACAACCATTATAGATGCAGACGGTGGTAAGCATTATGAGATCATGGCAGTGGCAGAGAAAGACAATGGAGATGACAAGGAAGAGACAGTCTTTGATAGCAGTCAACAAGCTCCAGCGAAGATGGTGTATACGATTTTGAACAACCTGGAATCAAGTAAATTGACCAGAGTCGAGAAAAGGAACAAATGGAAAGCAAGTCCCAACCCAACCAGGCAGTTGCTAGCCCGTTGGATATTTCAG TCACAGGATCTGTATCTCAGGAAGAAAGGGGAGGTTGTCATTACATTATGTGTTAGTGAGGGCAGGAACATGGGGGACCGGTTGATCATGCAAGCTTCTAGAGAAGAACTATTAAACGCCCAACTTGAAGCTCATAACATTGACTGCCAACTAGATAGGGACCAAAGGAAAGACCATTTGGATACACATGCTGCTGTGAATAAACTCACAGATGCTCTACTGGGAATTGCAAAAAGGTTCCATGAGAAAATGTTAAAACAGAGATCCTAA